ATTAAAGCTAATATAGGTAAAATTAATAATACCGGATTTTTATAAAAATTAGTTAACCATGCAAAAGATTCCCTTATTACAATTTTATGCAGTGGATTAGAAACTCCATTAGTATTAATTATACTTTTAATTACATAACCATCTATTCCATAAATTAACCACCAAATAGCTATAAAGAAACTAATAGAAGTACAAACTGCAGTAATATAAGTGATATTACATGTGCGTGTATATAGTTCTTCTGTAGTACGCATTTGTAAATATGTAGCTCCATGAGTAATAATTACTATTATAGAAATAATACCTATTAATATACTATAAGGATTAAGTATATTTAAAATTGATCCTGTATAATTTATAAAAAATTGATTATTAATTGTAAAAGAAATTCCCTGTAATAAATTACCAAAGATAATCCCACCCAGTAATGGAGGTGTAAAGCTCCCGATAAATATACCATAATCCCAAATTTTACGCCACTTTAGATTATCTAATTTAGAACGATAGTCAAAACCTACTGGTCTAAAAAAAAGAGACGATAAAATTAATATTATAATAATATAAAATCCTGATAATGCTGCTGCATAAACAATAGGCCAAGCGGCAAAAAGTGCTCCAACAGCAGTGACTAACCAGACTTGATTACCATCCCAATGTGGGGCTATTGCATTAATCATAATCCTACGTTCGATATTTGTTTTTCCTATAAATGGTAATAAAATACCTACCCCCATATCAAAACCATCAGTAATAGCAAAAATGATTATCAATAATCCAATAATTGACCACCAAATAAATCTCATAACTTCGTAATTAAACATTAATACATCCCTGGTTACTTAATTTAACTTATAACTATTTTTAATTTTTTAATAAATAGGCCCTTTACGTACAAATTTAAACATCAATAATAACTCAATAATGAAAAATATAGTATATAGACCACATATTAATATCATAGAAAAAATCAAATTTGAAATACTTAGTGATGAATGCGCTATTGCAGTAGGTAAAATTTCACCAATTGCCCATGGTTGTCTACCATATTCAGAAACAAACCAACCAGATTCCATAGCAATCCATGGTAAAGGAATACTAAACATAGCTAATTTTAATACCCATTTTTTTTCATTTATTTGATTACGAATAACTGACCAAAATGATAAACTGAAAATAAGTAACATTAATAAGCCACAAGCAACCATAATACGAAATGCATAAAATATAGGTCCAACTTTAGGAATACTATCTTTTACGGCTGCTTTAATATGTTCATCTTTTGCATCGATTATATTATTTGTATAATATTTTAGCAATAATCCATAACCAAGATCTTTTTTATACTTGTCAAAATTTTTTTGTATATCAGGATTGTTATCACCTGTCTGTAATTTTCTTAAAAAATAATAAGCTTTAATACCATTACGGATGCGTACTTCATGTTGTGCCATTAAATCCTTTAATCCTAAAACAGGTGTATCTATAGAACGTGTAGTAATAATACCCATTATCCATGGAATAGATATTACGAATTTATTTTCCATTTTTTCACTATTTGGTATTGCAATAAGATTTAATGATGCAGGAGGTGGTTGGGTTTCCCATTCTGCTTCAATAGCAGCTAATTTTGTTTTCTGAACATCCCCCATTGTATAACCAGATTCATCACCTAGCACAATTACAGAAAGTACTGAAGCTATTCCAAAACTTGCTGCTATTGCAAATGAACGTTTCGCAAAATCATATTCACGATTTTTAAGTAAATAATAACTGCTAATACCTAAAACAAACATAGAACCAGTACAATAACCAGCAGCAATAGTATGAACAAATTTAACTTGTGCTACTGGATTAAATATTAATTCTAAAAAACTACGCATTTCCATACGCATAGTTTCAAAATTAAAATCAGCTGCAATTGGATTTTGCATCCAACTATTAGCAATCAAAATCCATAAAGCAGAAAAATTAGAGCCTAAAGCAACTAACCATGTAGTAGTTAAATGTTGAATTTTATTAAGACGATCCCAACCAAAAAGAAATAAACCAACAAATGTTGATTCAAGAAAAAAAGCCATTAATCCCTCAATTGCTAATGGAGCACCAAAAATATCGCCTACATAATGTGAATAATATGACCAGTTAGTTCCAAATTGAAATTCCATGGTTAACCCTGTTGCAATACCTAAAGCAAAATTAATAGCAAATAACTTTCCCCAAAATTTTGTCATATTTTTATATATTTGATTACCAGAAATAACGTATACTGTTTCTATGATAGCTAACAAAAAAGACATTCCAAGTGTCAAGGGTACAAATAAGAAATGATACATTGCAGTTAATGCAAACTGTAATCTAGATAATTCGACAATATCAAACATCTTAACTCCTTTATAACAGTCAAGAACTAATTGACTATTATTTAACTTATACAGAAACTTAAAAAAATAATTCATTTTAATTAAATCATAATCACTGTATTAATAAAAATGTTAATAGTCTTTAACATTAAGATAATAATACAATACAACTAATTACTATTAAATTTTAATAATAATTATTTAAAAAATTATTATTTAATTATATATTATTGATTTTTAATATTTATTATAATTATAATGAAATTATTATATCAATTTTTTATTCTTAAAAAATTTTACTTTAACAATAAATTAGTAAAATAAAATCATGATTAATTAAATAGTTGAAAATTATTTAGTATTTACATACTAAATAATCATATACTACTATATAATTTATGATTATGGTATTAATGTTTACTTATATAATATTTACCATTATAGATTTATAAGTGAAATTTAATTTCAGCAATAAAAATTTATAAGTGATTTTTTCGAATAAATAATAATTTATTGTTCAGCAACAATAACACCGTTTTTAATGTCTAAAATTACTAGCTTACCAGGAACTAACTCACCTGATAATATTTTTTTAGCTAATAAATTTTCTATTTCTTTTTGAATTATACGTTTTAAAGGCCGTGCACCAAATACAGGATCAAATCCGATTTCACTAAGTTGTGTCAATATTGCTTTTTTTATTATTATTTGATAACCTTGATCTTCCATACGTTTATATAAACGTAACAATTGGATTTGTGTAATTTCTACAATTTGTTCCTTGTTAAGTGGATGAAATACTACAACATCATCAATACGATTAATAAATTCTGGCCTAAAATTACTATTTACAACATCCATAACTATCCCTTTTATATTATTATAATCAAAATTATCAAAACTAGCTTGGATTAAATCAGATCCTAAATTTGAGGTCATAATAATAACTGTATTACAAAAATTTACTGTTCTTCCATGACCATCAGTTAAACGACCATCATCTAAAACTTGTAATAAAATATTGAAAATGTCATGATGTGCTTTTTCAATTTCATCAAGAAGAATAACAGAATAAGGATGACGGCGAACTTCCTCAGTTAAATAACCACCTTCTTCATATCCGACATAACCTGGTGGGGCTCCTATTAATCTAGAAACAGTATGTTTCTCCATAAATTCAGACATATCAATACGTATCATAGCATTATCACTATCAAATAAAAAATTAGCTACAGCTTTAGAAAGTTCAGTTTTACCTACACCTGTAGGACCTAAAAATAAAAATGAACCAATAGGTCTATTAGGATCAGATAATCCAGCACGATTACGTCTAATAGCATTTGATACTGCATTAACAGCTTTATCTTGACCAATTACACGTTTATGAATATCTTGTTCCATATGAAGTAATTTTTCACGTTCGCTTTTCAGCATTTTTGAAACAGGTATACCTGTCCAACGAGACAATATCTCAGCAATTTCAATATCAGTGACTTTATTACGTAATAAATTCATATTGTTATTATTTATTTTAGTAGATATTTCAAGTTTTTTTTCTAATTCTGGAATTTTTCCATATTGTAATTCTGACATTTTAGCTAAATCGCCACTACGCCTAGCTTGTTCTAAACTAATACGTGCAGTTTCTAATTTAGCTTTTATATTTTGAGTACCTATTAGCTTTGTTTTTTCTGATTTCCATTTTTCTTCTAATTCTAAATATTCCCGTTCTTTTTCTATTAATTCCTCTTTTAATATTTCAAGACGTTTTTTACTTGCTGCATCAGATTCCTTTATAAGAGCTTGTTTTTCAAGTTTTAATTGAATAATTCGTCTTTCTAAACGATCTAGCGATTCTGGTTTAGAATCAATTTGTAGTCGTAAGCTAGCACCTGCTTCATCAATTAAATCTATAGCTTTATCCGGTAACATACGATCAGAGATATAACGGTTTGCTAAACTAGCGGCAGCAACAATAGCAGGATCAGTTATCTGTACATGATGATGTAGTTCATAACGTTCTTTAAGTCCTCTTAATATAGCTATTGTAGCTTCTACAGTAGGTTCAGCAACATAAACTTTTTGAAAACGACGTTCTAATGCTGCATCTTTTTCTATGTATTTACGATACTCATCTAGAGTTGTTGCACCAACACAATGTAATTCACCTCTAGCAAGTGCTGGTTTTAACATATTACCAGCATCTATTGCACCTTCAACTTTGCCAGCTCCAACAATAGTATGTAATTCATCAATAAATAAAATTATATTACCTTTTTGTTTAGTTAAATTATTCAAAAGTAATTTTAAACGTTCTTCAAAATCACCTCTATATTTTGCACCAGCTAATAAAGCACCAATATCTAAAGAAAGAACATGTTTATTTTTCAATCCTTCTGGTACTTCACCATTAACAATTCTTTGAGCTAAACCTTCTATAATAGCTGTTTTACCTACTCCTGGTTCTCCTATTAAAACTGGATTATTTTTTGTTCTTCTTTGTAAAACTTGTATTGTTCTACGAATTTCTTCATCTCTTCCAATAACAGGATCAAGTTTACCTTCTTCTGCTCTTTCAATTAAATTAACTGTATACTTTTTCAGTACCTGATTTTGTTCTTCAGCACTTTGATTATTAATATTGCTACTGGCACTCATTTGTTTTATCGCCTTTTCCTTATTTTTTATTTACTTATATTGCTTCAGTAGATAAAAATACTAAAATATTCTAGAAATATTTTAGTATTAGAAATTTACCTTTTAAAAATTAAAAAAAATATTTTTATAAAAAATTTAATTTAATAATTATACATATACATCACTATTATTATTTTTTTAAATTAATATTTACAATATTTTAAAATGCATATTTAGTTTAGATATATATAACTATATGATTATTTTAAATATTTAAAAATTTTTGTTATAGTAAATAAAATTTATCTTAAATTAAAGTATTATTAATATTGTACTTATATCAATATATATAATTTTAATTAATTATTATTTAATATATATAATTATTAATTAATATTCTATTATATATATCTTTATACATTATATTTAAGTACATTTATTAATGTTATCATATCTTCAGGAAGATCTATACACCATTCCATTTTTATTCCTGTACTCGGATGATATAAACTTAACATTTTAGCATGAAGTGCCTGACGATTAAATTGACTAATAATATAATTCAATTTTTTAGAAATATATTTTGATTTATTTAATCGTCTACCATATACAGGATCACCAATTAAAGGATGATTAATATATGCCATATGAACACGAATTTGATGTGTTCTACCTGATTCTAAACGTAATTTAAGTCTAGTATAATATTGAAAATTTTCAATAACTTTATAATGTGTAATAGCTGGCTTTCCAGTATGATGAATAATCATATGTGTTCTCTTGGTCGGATGACGAGCAATAGGTTTATCTATTTTGCCATTAATAGTTATGCAACCATTAACTAATGCTTCATATTCACGTATAATTTTTTTTGTTTTAAAAGCTTCCAATAAATAACGCTGTGCATTTATTGTTTTTACAATAACCATTAATCCTGTAGTATCTTTATCAAGACGATGGATAATGCCTGCACGAGGGATATTAATATTTTTTGGATAATGATATAAAATTGCATTTAGAATTGTTCCTTGAGGATTACCATAACCTGGATGAACTACTAAATTTGATGATTTATTTATAACTAATATTTCATCATCCTCATAAACAATATTTAATGGAATATTCTGAGGTCTCCACGATATCTCTTCTTTAATCAAAATATTAATATCAATTTGCTCATTGCCGAATACTTTTTTTTTAGGAATATTTATAATCTTATCATTTAATTTTACTCTGTCATCTAAGATCCATTTTTTTATTTGTGAACGAGAATAATTAGGAAACAGTTCAGCTAATACCTTATCTAAGCGAGTGCCTAGTTGTGATTTTAGAATTTTTGATTTAAGTTTTAATTGTTGATCCATAAAATTATTTATTAAAAAAATAATATTTTATATTATCAAAGTGATATTTTGATTTAAATATTTGTTATTGTAATTTTCATACTATTTAATATTTTTATAGATAAAAATATACAGTTTAAAGGAATTATTTACATGATTCGATTTATAAAATATTTATTAACAATATTTATATTTAGTTTATTTATTAATGGATGTTCAAGTCAGAAACTTTCTATATCAAAAAACTCTCCATCTATTCTATATATTAATAGTCAAAAAAAATTACAGAATGGCAATTACAAAGGAGCAATAACATTATTAGAAATTCTTAATAATGATTATCCCTTTGGACCTTATCATCATCAAGCTCAGCTAGATATGATTTTTGCTTATTATAAATCATCAGAACTAAAATTAGCAATAACATCTATTAATAGATTTATTCGTATGAATCCAACACATCCAAATATTGATTATGTGTTATATATAAGGGGTATTACAACACAAGAATTAGATGATGATATTTTGCAAAAATTTTTTTGTATCGATCGTTCAGATCGTGATCCTCAATATGCTATTATGGCTTTTAAAGATTTTAGCAATTTAGTTCGGTTTTACCCAAATAGTATCTATGCAACAGATGCTATTAAACGTTTATTTTTTTTAAAAGAACGTTTAGCAAAATATGAGTTAGCTATTATTAAATATTATAATAAACGTGGTGCTTATATTTCTGTTATTAATCATACAGAACAAATGTTAAAAAAATATCCAGATACTCAGTCTACATTTAAAGCACTAAAATATATGGCAAGGGCTTATAATGAATTAGGTTTAATTAAAGAAAAAAATAAGGTTACAAAATTAATATTATATAATCTCAGAATAACTAAAAGTAATTAATAGAAATAAATATAAAATTATACTAAGATAATAGTATTTTAATCTATTTAAACAGATAATCTAATTTGTTGATAATTTGAATTATAAATAAATAAAATTTTTATCTATAAATAGATACTATAATTATTATTATCAAATATTTATAAAAACTTAGAAATCACTTGAAAATATGATTTTAATCATACCAGATTATTTTAGTTGTTAAAATTCAGTAAAAATATTTTTTAAAATAAACCATATAGTTAGTTATTAATAGAAAAATATTTAATAAATATTAAATCTACTAATTTCCTTAAACAAAAATAAAATTTTCTATTTTTATTAAAATTAATTAACTATAAAAAATTTTATTTTTTATACTAAAAAAGTCTTTTATTTTTTGTCCATTTTATGCTTAATTCAGCGTGATCTTTGATACATCTTGCGGAATCTGTAATAAATACATCAACTGCTGTAATAAGTTCATTGTTATAATAAATCAAAGGAATTCTATTTCTTAACCATGGAGCAATACCTAATTCTTGCCAAATTTTTTTACTTCTTTTAGTATATTTATGTCCAATAATTTTAATATTTCCTTTTAATCCAAAACGAATAGTCACCTCTTCATTCGGAAGAGGAGCTCGGATTTTTTTCCCATGATTTACATTTGTAATCATCAGAGTACCTAGATTATCAGGTAATTTAATTTTTTTAGATAAATGCCATTGCAAACAAATTTTAGTGATATCATTAAATTTAGGTAACAACCACAGTTCTTTTTTATAACGCCTAATGACATTATCGGCCAAAATAAATTTTGGTTCTGCATCTGATCTTGCACAAATTACATCTTGCCAAATTTGTTTTAATTGCACTCTGGTAGGCATTAAAATTTTATATAACCTAAACCAACTACGTAATATTGCATTACGTTTTTTTTCAGAAAATTCTACTAAAGGATCAAGTTTTAAAGATCCATCAGTAGTTAATAACTTAGATAAATAATCTTCTAATAATTCATTTACTAATTTTTCTTGTTCTGCGCATAAATTGGCACTTCTAGCTACTGATTTTAAAAAATAAGGCCATCTTATATTAAAACAGGGCATGATAGTCAATCTTAAAAAATTACGATCATATATTTGATTATAGTTACTATCATCATCTATCCAAGTTAGATTGTTTTTTTGAGCATACATAGTCAATTCTTGACGACTAAATAATAATAGTGGTCTAACTAAATAGGTATGCCCAAATTCAATAGAAACAGGCATAGCAGATAACCCTGCTGGCCCACTGCCTCTTTTTAAAGCTAATAAAAAAGTTTCCGCTTGATCATTTAAATGTTGAGCAGTGACAATTATTTCATTCTGTAATAGAATTCTACGAAGTGTTTTATACCTTGCATCACGAGCAGCAGCCTCAATACCTTTTTTGGATTTATATATATGTATATCATAAGAACAAAATGCTACTTTTAAATTTAAACAAATATGCTTACAGTGTACCCCCCAGCTATTAGACTTATTATTAAGTCCGTGATTAATATAAGCTGCTCTAATGTTAAGATTTGGAATTGTTGTGTTCCGTAATACGGTTAGAGCATGTAACAAGACAGTTGAATCTAATCCACCACTAAAAGCTACTAATATCTTAAGGTTAGAACCAATTATTTTTGTAATTTGATTTAATATAACTGATTCATTAATATGTGTCATTATTTTAATACTGTTATAATTTATAAATTAGATTATTTTATTATTAATCATTAATATCATTTTTATTTAATTTATTATTTATTTTTTTGTTTTTAATTTTTTGTAATAAAATTAACAATAACCACAATCCATTAAACGTTGATAACGACGGTTTCTTAACTCTTCTGGATTAAATGAATCTATATCACTTAAATCATTTAAAATACGTTGTTTAAGATTATACGCAATTTGTTCATAATTTCGATGTGCCCCACCTAAAGGTTCTTCGACGATATTATCAATTAAGTTAAGTGATTTTAACCGTGCTGCTGTAATACCCATAGCTTCAGCAGCTAACGGTGCTTTATCTGTACTTTTCCACAGAATAGAAGCACATCCTTCTGGTGAAATAACAGAATAAGTACTATATTGCAACATATTAATTTTATCTCCAACTCCTATTGCTAACGCTCCTCCTGATCCCCCTTCGCCAATTATTGTACAAATAATAGGTACAGAGAGTCTAGACATTTCAAGTAAATTACGAGCAATTGCTGCAGCTTGCCCACTTTCTTCTGCCCCAATACCTGGATAAGCCCCTGGTGTATCGATAAAAGTAATAATAGGTAACTTAAAACGTTCAGCAATCTCCATTAATCGTAAAGCCTTACGATATCCCTCTGGCGATGGCATTCCAAAGTTACGATGGATTTTTTCTTTTGTTTCTCGTCCTTTTTGATGACCTATGATCATTACTGGTCTTCCATCTAATCTAGCTAATCCACTAACAATAGCCTTATCATCAGCATAAACACGATCACCTGATAATTCTTGAAAATGAGTAAAAATACGTTGTGTATAATCTAAAGTATAGGGTCGCATAGGATGACGGGCTAGTTGTGCTATTTGCCAAGCACCTAAGTTAGAAAAAATTTTTCTTGTTAAATCTAAACTCTTTTCGCGAAGTTTATTAACTTCTTCATCTAAATCAATATCTAATTTTGTATCTTGACGATTTACTGCTATTAATGAATCTATTTTTGCTTCTAATTCCGCAATTGGCTGCTCAAAATCTAAAAAACTATAACTCATAATATTCCTATTTAATCAAATTTTAAATTTACTTGATTATCACTTAATAAATTTCGTAATTCAGTTAAAAGACTATCTTTAGGAGTAACTCTCCAATCTACACTTAATTGTAATTTCGTTAAAGCAGATTTTTTTTGATAGTATAAATTAATTGGGACTATCCCTGAACTATAAGGTTTTAATATCCTACAAATATTATTTAATAATTGTTTATTAATTTGATTATTTGTCAATGTTATAGCAATACTTTTTACATATTTTTCACGAGCTTCATTAAGATCCATTAATTTAAAAACAGACATTCTATTATAACCATTAAAATTATTAAATATCATTGAACCTATGGCAATTAATATTTTATCTTTTTTTAATAAATGCTGATATTTTTCTATTGTATTAGAAAATAATATTATATCTAATCTTCCAGATCGATCATCTAAGGTACATATAATTATTTTGTTACCTTTTCTAGTTGTTATTGATTTAATAGTCAGTACTAAACCAACTGCAGTTATTATTTTTCCATTAACTGTAGTATTTATATCCTTTAATTGTAATCCATTAGAATAATGTTTAATTTCAGATAAATAAGTATTAATAGGATGACTGGTTAAATAAAGACCTAATGTTTCTCTTTCACCATCTAATAAAGTATTTTCAGGCCATATTTCTACATTAGCATAGGATTGTGCAATTTGTTCAGTAGTTTTTGTTAATACACCAAACATATCAGTTTGACCAATATATTTTGATTTAGCATATTGGGTTGCCGCTTTTAATGCATTATCTAATGAAACCATTAATGCTGCACGGTGAGGTGCTAAATAATCACAAGCACCAGACATAATTAATTTTTGCATCACTCTTCGATTTAATTTTTTTATATCTACTCTTAAACAAAGATCAAAAATATCTTTAAAATATCCACCTTTCTTACGCGATTCAATAATCGCATTTATTGATCCCTTACCAACACCTTTAATAGCACCAATACCATAAACAATTTCATTTTTATAATTAACGTGAAAATGATATAATCCACTATTAATATCTGGTGGTAATATTTTTAGACCTATACGGTAACATTCATCAACTAAACTAACCATTTTTTCAGTATTATCCATATCTGCTGTCATAACTGCTGCCATAAATTCAGCTGGATAATGAGTTTTTAACCAAAGAGTTTGATAAGAAACTAATGCGTAAGCAGTAGAATGTGATTTATTGAATCCATAACCAGCAAATTTTTCTACTAAGTCAAAAATTTTCATGCCTAATTTGCCGTTAATACCATTTTTAATAACTCCTGATTTAAAAACTGAGCGCTGTGCAGCCATTTCTTGCGTTTTTTTCTTACTCATTGCTATTCGTAATATATCTGCTTTACCTAGTGTATAACCAGCAAGTAATTGAGCAATTTTCATAACTTGCTCTTGATAAAGAATAATACCATAAGTTGATTCTAAAACTGACTTTAAAGATTCATGTTGCCATTCAACATCAGGATAAGAAATAATTTCACGACCATGTTTACGATCAATAAAGTTATCTACCA
This genomic interval from Candidatus Arsenophonus lipoptenae contains the following:
- the cydB gene encoding cytochrome d ubiquinol oxidase subunit II → MFNYEVMRFIWWSIIGLLIIIFAITDGFDMGVGILLPFIGKTNIERRIMINAIAPHWDGNQVWLVTAVGALFAAWPIVYAAALSGFYIIIILILSSLFFRPVGFDYRSKLDNLKWRKIWDYGIFIGSFTPPLLGGIIFGNLLQGISFTINNQFFINYTGSILNILNPYSILIGIISIIVIITHGATYLQMRTTEELYTRTCNITYITAVCTSISFFIAIWWLIYGIDGYVIKSIINTNGVSNPLHKIVIRESFAWLTNFYKNPVLLILPILALIFPIFIIFMTKINKSGLAFLFSSLTISCIILTFGVSMFPFILPSSIQFNASLTVWDATASLLTLKVMTVIVIIFMPIILTYTIWCYRKMFSKIDKIQIQNNSHSLY
- a CDS encoding cytochrome ubiquinol oxidase subunit I — translated: MFDIVELSRLQFALTAMYHFLFVPLTLGMSFLLAIIETVYVISGNQIYKNMTKFWGKLFAINFALGIATGLTMEFQFGTNWSYYSHYVGDIFGAPLAIEGLMAFFLESTFVGLFLFGWDRLNKIQHLTTTWLVALGSNFSALWILIANSWMQNPIAADFNFETMRMEMRSFLELIFNPVAQVKFVHTIAAGYCTGSMFVLGISSYYLLKNREYDFAKRSFAIAASFGIASVLSVIVLGDESGYTMGDVQKTKLAAIEAEWETQPPPASLNLIAIPNSEKMENKFVISIPWIMGIITTRSIDTPVLGLKDLMAQHEVRIRNGIKAYYFLRKLQTGDNNPDIQKNFDKYKKDLGYGLLLKYYTNNIIDAKDEHIKAAVKDSIPKVGPIFYAFRIMVACGLLMLLIFSLSFWSVIRNQINEKKWVLKLAMFSIPLPWIAMESGWFVSEYGRQPWAIGEILPTAIAHSSLSISNLIFSMILICGLYTIFFIIELLLMFKFVRKGPIY
- the rluD gene encoding 23S rRNA pseudouridine(1911/1915/1917) synthase RluD, with the translated sequence MDQQLKLKSKILKSQLGTRLDKVLAELFPNYSRSQIKKWILDDRVKLNDKIINIPKKKVFGNEQIDINILIKEEISWRPQNIPLNIVYEDDEILVINKSSNLVVHPGYGNPQGTILNAILYHYPKNINIPRAGIIHRLDKDTTGLMVIVKTINAQRYLLEAFKTKKIIREYEALVNGCITINGKIDKPIARHPTKRTHMIIHHTGKPAITHYKVIENFQYYTRLKLRLESGRTHQIRVHMAYINHPLIGDPVYGRRLNKSKYISKKLNYIISQFNRQALHAKMLSLYHPSTGIKMEWCIDLPEDMITLINVLKYNV
- the bamD gene encoding outer membrane protein assembly factor BamD codes for the protein MIRFIKYLLTIFIFSLFINGCSSQKLSISKNSPSILYINSQKKLQNGNYKGAITLLEILNNDYPFGPYHHQAQLDMIFAYYKSSELKLAITSINRFIRMNPTHPNIDYVLYIRGITTQELDDDILQKFFCIDRSDRDPQYAIMAFKDFSNLVRFYPNSIYATDAIKRLFFLKERLAKYELAIIKYYNKRGAYISVINHTEQMLKKYPDTQSTFKALKYMARAYNELGLIKEKNKVTKLILYNLRITKSN
- the tilS gene encoding tRNA lysidine(34) synthetase TilS; protein product: MTHINESVILNQITKIIGSNLKILVAFSGGLDSTVLLHALTVLRNTTIPNLNIRAAYINHGLNNKSNSWGVHCKHICLNLKVAFCSYDIHIYKSKKGIEAAARDARYKTLRRILLQNEIIVTAQHLNDQAETFLLALKRGSGPAGLSAMPVSIEFGHTYLVRPLLLFSRQELTMYAQKNNLTWIDDDSNYNQIYDRNFLRLTIMPCFNIRWPYFLKSVARSANLCAEQEKLVNELLEDYLSKLLTTDGSLKLDPLVEFSEKKRNAILRSWFRLYKILMPTRVQLKQIWQDVICARSDAEPKFILADNVIRRYKKELWLLPKFNDITKICLQWHLSKKIKLPDNLGTLMITNVNHGKKIRAPLPNEEVTIRFGLKGNIKIIGHKYTKRSKKIWQELGIAPWLRNRIPLIYYNNELITAVDVFITDSARCIKDHAELSIKWTKNKRLF
- the accA gene encoding acetyl-CoA carboxylase carboxyl transferase subunit alpha, with the protein product MSYSFLDFEQPIAELEAKIDSLIAVNRQDTKLDIDLDEEVNKLREKSLDLTRKIFSNLGAWQIAQLARHPMRPYTLDYTQRIFTHFQELSGDRVYADDKAIVSGLARLDGRPVMIIGHQKGRETKEKIHRNFGMPSPEGYRKALRLMEIAERFKLPIITFIDTPGAYPGIGAEESGQAAAIARNLLEMSRLSVPIICTIIGEGGSGGALAIGVGDKINMLQYSTYSVISPEGCASILWKSTDKAPLAAEAMGITAARLKSLNLIDNIVEEPLGGAHRNYEQIAYNLKQRILNDLSDIDSFNPEELRNRRYQRLMDCGYC